One segment of Persephonella sp. DNA contains the following:
- a CDS encoding 6-carboxyhexanoate--CoA ligase has translation MSLLDQQIKAIKEIYTEIKKSGSKIQPVIVGKFALTVYTQGMYPANIISLLFPDIQLLIKVLKELGYQQMGDFWTKGEVVVEISKKFEIIPTGTFNQIEVEGQIINVVSIEDLLIDMMNECIAGDETVCDLIKMLVRSYAPVLDFHYIYQHLKNKQAVVKFKQFRKETLN, from the coding sequence ATGTCCCTGTTAGACCAGCAGATAAAAGCTATCAAGGAAATTTACACAGAAATAAAAAAATCAGGCTCAAAAATACAGCCTGTCATAGTTGGAAAATTTGCCCTCACTGTCTATACGCAAGGAATGTATCCTGCAAATATTATCTCTTTATTGTTTCCTGATATACAGCTTTTGATAAAAGTTTTAAAGGAATTAGGCTATCAACAGATGGGTGATTTCTGGACAAAAGGGGAGGTCGTTGTTGAGATAAGCAAAAAGTTTGAGATAATTCCCACAGGAACATTTAATCAGATTGAGGTAGAAGGACAGATAATCAATGTTGTGTCTATAGAGGATCTGTTAATAGACATGATGAATGAATGTATAGCAGGAGATGAGACAGTATGTGATCTTATAAAGATGTTAGTCAGGTCTTATGCTCCTGTTTTAGATTTTCACTACATATATCAGCATCTAAAAAACAAACAGGCTGTAGTAAAATTTAAACAGTTTAGGAAAGAAACACTAAACTAA